From a region of the Mytilus galloprovincialis chromosome 3, xbMytGall1.hap1.1, whole genome shotgun sequence genome:
- the LOC143068504 gene encoding monocarboxylate transporter 12-B-like isoform X2 — translation MKGSVDRGWAWIVLAACFLRAFMVIGIDKAFGMFFVEYIEAFESNASTVSVIISTQQIVYSVSCIGHAASAGPSLVVLNSYFDKRRGLANSLANSGGSLGGLLLPLIIQALLETYGLQGAQIVVSGMLLNIVVFAALLRPLTNTVPQDRLNLEVKVEEDDESKNGNHIEINLNQEDMYYSADDIRSKLNKSEKEKKENEKLLIELPPPNTHYRMRTFSENLHEYRVSTVPLQTGSPKSADASKFANLSAIFGSLADVSSSVQSVFLAKNVEIPKRETEDDETETCFSKYILSVINFKILRNHHLKLLYLLGFLAIFSARLQLAYIPPYARDCGISGREISYLVTIIGTCDFFGRFGVALILDSKRVKLSSIISASLMIMGVTCMCNSFIHDFHTFIAYCVVYGLFGGLYNSVVALLLVDAVGPKNLSTALAFVLQVHGVSTSAMAPILGYIRDSTGSYTGSFYIMGVGNLLSALLLLFGLPVAKKMELRRQQRCLSEDNQD, via the exons ATGAAAGGATCTGTGGATAGAGGTTGGGCTTGGATTGTATTAGCAG CATGTTTTCTAAGAGCATTCATGGTGATTGGCATAGACAAAGCATTTGGGATGTTTTTCGTAGAATATATTGAAGCCTTCGAAAGTAATGCATCAACGGTATCTGTTATAATTTCAACACAACAAATTGTGTATAGCGTGTCTT GTATTGGCCACGCTGCATCAGCCGGACCTTCTTTAGTAGTACTTaattcatattttgacaaaagaaGAGGTCTAGCGAACAGTTTAGCAAACTCGGGAGGTAGTCTAGGAGGACTTTTGCTTCCCCTGATTATACAGGCTCTTTTAGAAACGTATGGACTACAAGGTGCTCAAATTGTAGTTTCAGGGATGCttttaaatattgttgtttttgcTGCATTATTAAGACCATTGACAAACACTGTTCCACAAGATAGATTGAATTTGGAAGTAAAGGTAGAAGAGGATGATGAGTCTAAAAATGGAAACCACATTGAAATTAACCTGAATCAAGAAGATATGTATTATTCTGCTGACGATATAAGAAGTAAACTTAACaaatcagaaaaagaaaaaaaagaaaacgaaaagCTTTTGATTGAACTTCCGCCTCCGAATACTCATTACAGAATGAGGACGTTTTCAGAAAACTTACATGAATATCGTGTTTCAACGGTCCCTCTTCAAACCGGGAGTCCAAAATCAGCTGATGCATCTAAGTTTGCGAATTTGTCGGCCATTTTTGGCAGTTTAGCGGATGTGTCTTCCTCTGTGCAAAGTGTTTTCCTTGCAAAAAATGTGGAAATTCCTAAAAGAGAAACAGAAGATGATGAAACCGAAACTTGTTTTTCTAAGTACATTTTGAGtgttataaatttcaagattttacgAAATCATCATTTGAAGCTATTGTATCTTTTAGGCTTTCTCGCAATTTTTAGTGCTAGACTGCAATTGGCATATATTCCACCATATGCACGAGACTGTGGAATTTCAGGCAGAGAAATTTCATACTTAGTGACCATCATTGGCACATGTGACTTTTTTGGAAGGTTTGGAGTTGCTTTAATTCTCGACTCCAAAAGAGTCAAACTAAGTTCTATTATATCAGCATCACTTATGATAATGGGAGTAACATGTATGTGTAATTCTTTTATTCATGATTTCCACACATTTATAGCCTATTGTGTTGTTTATGGATTATTTGGTGGACTGTATAATTCCGTGGTAGCACTTTTACTGGTTGATGCTGTAGGTCCAAAGAATTTGTCAACTGCTTTGGCATTTGTACTCCAGGTTCACGGAGTTTCAACATCAGCAATGGCGCCGATTTTAG gTTACATAAGAGACAGTACAGGATCGTACACCGGATCGTTCTACATAATGGGAGTTGGTAATTTATTGTCGGCGCTACTATTGTTGTTCGGTTTACCAGTAGCCAAGAAAATGGAATTGAGACGACAACAACGATGTTTGTCTGAAGACAATCAAGACTGA
- the LOC143068504 gene encoding monocarboxylate transporter 12-like isoform X1 translates to MKGSVDRGWAWIVLAACFLRAFMVIGIDKAFGMFFVEYIEAFESNASTVSVIISTQQIVYSVSSFLILTFGNRFFTFRPIIIFGSVLMAAGYFLNAYAPNVQFLLLSQGVLFGIGHAASAGPSLVVLNSYFDKRRGLANSLANSGGSLGGLLLPLIIQALLETYGLQGAQIVVSGMLLNIVVFAALLRPLTNTVPQDRLNLEVKVEEDDESKNGNHIEINLNQEDMYYSADDIRSKLNKSEKEKKENEKLLIELPPPNTHYRMRTFSENLHEYRVSTVPLQTGSPKSADASKFANLSAIFGSLADVSSSVQSVFLAKNVEIPKRETEDDETETCFSKYILSVINFKILRNHHLKLLYLLGFLAIFSARLQLAYIPPYARDCGISGREISYLVTIIGTCDFFGRFGVALILDSKRVKLSSIISASLMIMGVTCMCNSFIHDFHTFIAYCVVYGLFGGLYNSVVALLLVDAVGPKNLSTALAFVLQVHGVSTSAMAPILGYIRDSTGSYTGSFYIMGVGNLLSALLLLFGLPVAKKMELRRQQRCLSEDNQD, encoded by the exons ATGAAAGGATCTGTGGATAGAGGTTGGGCTTGGATTGTATTAGCAG CATGTTTTCTAAGAGCATTCATGGTGATTGGCATAGACAAAGCATTTGGGATGTTTTTCGTAGAATATATTGAAGCCTTCGAAAGTAATGCATCAACGGTATCTGTTATAATTTCAACACAACAAATTGTGTATAGCGTGTCTT cATTCTTGATACTGACCTTTGGAAATAGATTCTTTACTTTCCgacctataataatatttgggTCTGTTCTTATGGCAGCAGGATATTTCCTAAATGCATATGCACCAAATGTACAATTCTTACTTCTGTCACAAGGAGTATTATTTG GTATTGGCCACGCTGCATCAGCCGGACCTTCTTTAGTAGTACTTaattcatattttgacaaaagaaGAGGTCTAGCGAACAGTTTAGCAAACTCGGGAGGTAGTCTAGGAGGACTTTTGCTTCCCCTGATTATACAGGCTCTTTTAGAAACGTATGGACTACAAGGTGCTCAAATTGTAGTTTCAGGGATGCttttaaatattgttgtttttgcTGCATTATTAAGACCATTGACAAACACTGTTCCACAAGATAGATTGAATTTGGAAGTAAAGGTAGAAGAGGATGATGAGTCTAAAAATGGAAACCACATTGAAATTAACCTGAATCAAGAAGATATGTATTATTCTGCTGACGATATAAGAAGTAAACTTAACaaatcagaaaaagaaaaaaaagaaaacgaaaagCTTTTGATTGAACTTCCGCCTCCGAATACTCATTACAGAATGAGGACGTTTTCAGAAAACTTACATGAATATCGTGTTTCAACGGTCCCTCTTCAAACCGGGAGTCCAAAATCAGCTGATGCATCTAAGTTTGCGAATTTGTCGGCCATTTTTGGCAGTTTAGCGGATGTGTCTTCCTCTGTGCAAAGTGTTTTCCTTGCAAAAAATGTGGAAATTCCTAAAAGAGAAACAGAAGATGATGAAACCGAAACTTGTTTTTCTAAGTACATTTTGAGtgttataaatttcaagattttacgAAATCATCATTTGAAGCTATTGTATCTTTTAGGCTTTCTCGCAATTTTTAGTGCTAGACTGCAATTGGCATATATTCCACCATATGCACGAGACTGTGGAATTTCAGGCAGAGAAATTTCATACTTAGTGACCATCATTGGCACATGTGACTTTTTTGGAAGGTTTGGAGTTGCTTTAATTCTCGACTCCAAAAGAGTCAAACTAAGTTCTATTATATCAGCATCACTTATGATAATGGGAGTAACATGTATGTGTAATTCTTTTATTCATGATTTCCACACATTTATAGCCTATTGTGTTGTTTATGGATTATTTGGTGGACTGTATAATTCCGTGGTAGCACTTTTACTGGTTGATGCTGTAGGTCCAAAGAATTTGTCAACTGCTTTGGCATTTGTACTCCAGGTTCACGGAGTTTCAACATCAGCAATGGCGCCGATTTTAG gTTACATAAGAGACAGTACAGGATCGTACACCGGATCGTTCTACATAATGGGAGTTGGTAATTTATTGTCGGCGCTACTATTGTTGTTCGGTTTACCAGTAGCCAAGAAAATGGAATTGAGACGACAACAACGATGTTTGTCTGAAGACAATCAAGACTGA